The DNA window GCGGCGGGGTCGCCGAGGTGGCCGCCGAACTGGCCGAGGTGCTCGGCGGATCGGTCGAGTTGCAGGGACCGTCCGAGATGTCGACCCCGCTCGAGCCCGGCCAGTCGGCCGTTCCGGTGGCCACCGGCTCCGAGCTCCTTGGTCGGCTGGTGCTGACCCGGGAGGGTCAGGCGCGGCCGGCCGACATGCGGGTGCTGGAGCGTGGCGCGGTGGTGACCGCGCTGCTGCTCCTGTTCAACCGGCACCTGGCCGAGATGGCCAACCGCGGGCGACGCGACCTGCTCGAGGACCTGCTCAACGGTTCGGTCACCGACTCCGGCGAGATCGGCGCGCGGGCCGCCCATCTGGACGCCGACCTGACCGGTGACCTGGTCGTCGTGGTCTGCGCGGTGCCGCGTCACCGGGTCGACTCGGAACAGGCTGCCGCGTTCTACGCCGGCCGGCAGCGCGGACTGTCGGCCCGGCTGGACGGGCACCTGGTGCTGCTGGTGCCCGGGACCGATCCCGGGGCGTCGGCCAGGGAGGCGGCGGCCGGCCTGAGCCGGGTGCTCGGAGGACCGGTCACCGCCGCCGGCGAACAGGTCGTCAACGGGCCGTCCCGGGGTGACGCGCTGCGCCGCGCGCACCGGTCCGCGCGGCAGGGGCTGGCCGCCATGCTCGCGCTCGGCCGGGAGGGCCAGGGAGCGACCACCGCGGACCTGGGATTCATCGGCGTGCTCCTGTCCGCCGGTGACTCCGGACGGCACTTCGTCCAGGACACCCTCGGGCCGGTGCTCGACTACGACACCGCCCGGGGCTCCGACCTGGCAGCGACCCTGGACGCCTGGTTCGGCGAGGGTGGCCATCTGGGCCGGACCGCCACCGCACTGCACGTGCACCCGAACACGGTGGGGCAGAGGCTTTCCCGCGTGGCCACCCTGCTGGGGGACGACTGGTCCTCCCCGGACCGGGCCCTGCAGGTCCAGCT is part of the Actinomycetota bacterium genome and encodes:
- a CDS encoding GAF domain-containing protein; this encodes MGSGRHLGVAEGVAHLLDLLARDASAVEFERPVVDARSVGLPAADIDALERAKQVALGVRDQLQAHRRREAELAALFQTASDLAALTSVDDVLAAIVRRARALLGRDIAYLCLNDDERGDTYMRVTDGSVSAEFQAVRLPLGGGLGGLVAQQGVPIASADYFNDHRFRHLGNIDSAVHSEGLVSILGVPLKRGAQVIGVLFAADRRRRAFSRDEVALLSSLAAHAAVALDNARLLTETRSALISLEQANDSLREQSKDVELAVVAHDRLAELVLRGGGVAEVAAELAEVLGGSVELQGPSEMSTPLEPGQSAVPVATGSELLGRLVLTREGQARPADMRVLERGAVVTALLLLFNRHLAEMANRGRRDLLEDLLNGSVTDSGEIGARAAHLDADLTGDLVVVVCAVPRHRVDSEQAAAFYAGRQRGLSARLDGHLVLLVPGTDPGASAREAAAGLSRVLGGPVTAAGEQVVNGPSRGDALRRAHRSARQGLAAMLALGREGQGATTADLGFIGVLLSAGDSGRHFVQDTLGPVLDYDTARGSDLAATLDAWFGEGGHLGRTATALHVHPNTVGQRLSRVATLLGDDWSSPDRALQVQL